AACCTGTTCTCCAACTCCACTGGCTCAGAGTCAGCAGGGCCAGGTCagctttctagtcctgtggccagaGTTGTTAGGCATATTTGGATAAGATTTAAAGTCACTCTTGACTCATGCTTTTACAGCTGGAGGCTGTAGAAAAATGCAGTGGCTTCCAAGAGACAGATTCCAGTCCACAGGCTGGAATTTCAGAGTTGAGTCATGATTAGCCATCACCATTTccattcatttctctttcatgCGTCCATCCATcttccacccatccacccatcctttCATACATCCATTTTctctccatccatccaaccatccatccatccaattaTCTgaacttccttccttttctctttcccttcctcgcTTCCCTCCTCTTTTTTCTATCTTCCAGGAAATATTTGTTTAGAATATGTTTTGTACCAGGTTTCTCAGATTTGACAGACCTCTTCAAAGTATGAGAGGCTTCCCAGAAGAAGACCTAGTCCCTCAGAGAGGGGCACTGAATCAGCTGCTCTCTGCCCTGAGCATCTCCCATGAATGAAAGAACAGCTCCTGGTCTGATGTTGCTGATCCTCCCCACTTTGTCTGAGGCCCTCACAAATGcaggaagcagagaggagaaCTGAACTCTTACATGTACATTTGAATCTCAAGTCCCATTTTATAAAGGgatactggcttcccaggtggagctagtggtaaagaacctgcctgccaatgcaggagacttaagagaggctggttcaatccctagatcaagaagatcccccagaggaggacatagcaacccactccagtattcttgcctggagaatcccatggacaaaggagcctggcaggctatagtccatagggtcgcacagagttggacatgactgaagtgacttggcacgtaTCACCTAAGATGCCTTAACAACAGAAACTTGAAcattttattgcagtggtctccttactggtctccctgcttccagaTCCCCCACACCCTGGTCTCTGCTTCCAACCATGGTCAGAGTGATCTTTCTTCAATGTTCCTGTCCTTGTCTCTCTACTGCCTAAAGTCCTTCACTGGCTCCACATCACCCAGAAGCCAGAGTTAAAGCTCCTTAACATGACCCAAAAGGGTCTTTATGATCTGACTCCAAGTGCCCCCTTAGCCCATGCCCTCCCCACTCTAGTCATATACTTTACACTCCAACAGTGCCAAACCACTTACAGCTCACCAGGCACACCATGCTTCCGAATATGCTAATCTCTCTACTTGGAACTTCTTACCATGACTCCAGTCTCTGTACTCCCTTTGATTTGTGCACATTCTTCTATCATTAAGTTTATCACCCTGTATGTTCCTGcatgttcatttgtgtccgactctttgtgaccctatggaccacggcccgccaggctcctctgtccatgggattctccaggcaagaatattggagtgagttgccacgccctcctcctggggatctccctgacccagtgatcaacccgcatccctggtgtctcttgcattgcaggcagattctttatcactgagccacaggggacgTATTGTCATTTATTTGCTCAGGTCTTtcttttctggcttccctggtggcagagacagtaaagaatctgcctgcagtgcaggagacccgggtttgatctctgcatcaggaagatccctggagcagggaatggcaatccactccagtgttcttgcctgtagaaatccatggatagaggagcctggtggcctacagtccctggggtcccaaagagtcggacatgactgagcaactgacactttcacttttttttctactAGACAGAATCAAAGGGAAACAGAACTcagaggggaaggaggaaaatgaCACAGGATGAAGATGGGTGAACTGTTTGAGTGTAAGGGCCATGAGTTATTCAGCTCCGTGGCTCAGTCCTGGTATAGTGCCTTGTACACCGGAGGCACTCAACATGTATTTGTGAGGTGAaaggatggctggatggatgatggatgaggGCTGTCTTATAAGAGAGAAAGCTTAGCctgaggacaagatggttaaAATGTCCATGTAATAGATACCCAGAGAAAATGATGGCCTCTTCTTGAAAAGCCAGACTTCTGAGGGGTGGACTGAGCTGCAGCCTAGGACAGGCAAGGCACCTAAGCCAGGAAAGGGGAACTTTGGGATGACGCAATGAACTTCGGGGGTCATTTCCCTTTTCGTCTAGATAAAAGGTCTTTGGGGAGATAGCTGGCTGGGAGCACCTGTGCCACCAGGGTGAGTGTGCAGGATGAAGACTGCCGACAGCGAGGTCCTCGACGCTCACTTCACGGTGGACAAGCAGAACGTCTCCCTCTGGCCCCCAGGCAAGCGTCAGCCTCTGCTCAGAGCCTGCTCAGGGCTCTGTGGCCAAGCTTGCAGTTGGCTGCTCCTTCACCAAACGCTCTCCTCTGCTTCCTGCAGACCCTCCTCCCAAGACGTGTCCGTCCCAGGTTCTGGGGAGACTCCTCACGGTCCGCGCTGTGGTCGTCTTCCTGACGCTGGTCACGGTCACCTCTGTCCTGCTGCAGGCCATTCTCTGTAAGTCCCCAGCTTTGATCTGGGCTCGGTCTTTCCCTAAGGCCAGGGGTCCTTCCCCTCTCTGGTGGTCtatcctgcctctggcttttccATGTGTCTTGCTTCCCCCTCTTTCCATGTGCAGTCAAAGAGTCCTCAGTAAGACCAGCTGCTTCTCCTTCCTTTCCAGTTCCGGGGAGATGTTCCTGACTGGGGTCAGCATGCCTGTGCTCAAGGGTGTGCTCTTTCTTCCCAGGAAGTGCTCATCCCATCTTCATCCTGGGtcacttttctccttcctctctgagCTCTGTGTCCCTTTGATTCAGAGCCTTGTGGGGAACCCCCAACAGTGAGCATAATGATTGCTGACCCCATGAGGGGTGGGGTCCCAACTGTAGCTTCATCCCCAACTGACTAGGCCAGGCTAGGGTTAGGGaacagctccccccaccccacagggcCCTTTCATGCTCTCTTCACTCTCCTGCTCCCACAAAGATCATGCCAAGGGAGATGCCCTACTTCTTCACTGGATGTGTGActtatctttcttcttcttcctgctTTGCCAAGCCCAGTTGGCCTCTGCTGCTGGTAGAAGCTTCTTCCTCTCATTAGGTCTCCAGATAGCAGACAGAGGGAACATCTGTCTTCTCCTTTCAAGGCCCCAGGACACATTTGGACTTGGACTTAGAGGCTCTGAGTAGAATCTCCCCTGCTTTGAGTCCACTGGTATACTTTTGGTGTCTTCTGTGGCCTGAGCCTATAGCCTGAGCAGACAGTGACAGCGGGTAGGACAAGGGAAGGGGAGAAGTGGTTTCATAATTCTCCCTTCTCGTTTTCTCTGGAGAAGAAATCACTTCCAGACAAGAAGTCTGTATGGCTGGCCCCTCCGATGGCCATGAGGGACCTATGGGCAGTCATGGTGGGGACGGTGCTTCTCTAGCTGATGGGCACCGTGGGGGTCTCTGGAAAGAGAGGGCTGGGAGTCAAGTGATGGGGCCCAGCGTGATGTGAGAAGGATGACAAGGGGGTGACTGAAGGCATCTCTTTACCAAATGTGCCCTGAACATGCAAAGGAAATATAGGACTGGATTCTAATCCCCTCTTCTGCTTACCTATGAGAGCCTCAAACAGAGATCCCATGATTTACCAATCTTTGCATGATCTGCATCTATCAGAGTCCCTGGCACATGGAAGGTGTCCATtctatgtttgttgaatgaatacattATGACCGAATAGAAGGTAGGTAACTGCTCCTTGGGCTGGGTCCTTGGGAAGCTTGAGCCCATACCTTGCCTCCCCTTCCTTTCATCACCCTGgcaacaccccactccagtccctgAGGGTCCCTGCAGCTGACCTCTTGACTTCCTCAAATTCAGATCCCTGGTTTATGGGCACAATATCAGATGTCAAGACCAACGCCCAGTTGCTGAAAGGTCGTGTGGACAACATCAGCTCCCTGAGTTCTGAGATCAAGAGGAACAGAGGTGGCCTGGTGGCAGTTGGCAATCAGGTCCAAATGGTGAACGCCAGCTTGGATCGCATAAGTTCTCAGATCCGGAGGTTGGAAACAGGCTTGAAGGAAGCCAGTGCACAGCTGCAGGTGCTAACAAGTAGTTGGAAAGCAGTTGATGAGTTAAATGCCCAAATCCCAGAGCTAAAACAAGATTTGGATAAAGCCACTGCTTTAAATGCAAAGGTCCGGGAACTCCAGAGCGGTTTGGAGAGTCTCAGCAAATTGCTTCAACAGCAAAGTAAGTGACTCAGAAAAGAGCATTGCAAGTTGGCCAGTGGCCCGTGGGACCTTATCAACCTCAGGCATGATGCCATTGGGCTGGTGTGTGTGGAGGAAAGCATGGGCATGGCTGGAAAGTTAAGAAGAGAGGGCTCAGTACTGGAGTTGGGGAGGACTTGGGGGCTGTTCAGGAGAAAAGGGACCTGGGACCAGCCAGGGCTCCCACACCAAGCCACAGAATATGAAGACATTAGGGAGTTTCTCTGTCTGGGTCCAAACCTCACCATTTTCCAGCAGTTCCTGCCTAGAGCTCAGGGGCTCAGACACTTGTGATGGTCAATGGAGAGATGGATTCTTGATTCATCCTCTCTCACTctcccctctctgagcccagAGACTCTACCAGTCTCAGACTTTCAGGATCTGAGGGAGTGTCCCCAAGCTCCTACCCAAGGACCAAAGGACCCCAGAGCCCAGCCCCATTCACTCTATTTCTGGGATCCTGCTCAAATACTCCCACCCAGCCAGCACCAGAGAAAGCAGGAACACCAGCGTTCACATTTCATCCTTGTTCCCAGAGGACATTCTCCAGGTGGTTTCCCAAGGCTGGAAGTACTTCGGGGGGCACTTCTATTACTTTTCTAAAATCTCGAAGACCTGGTACAGTGCCCAGCAGATCTGTATATCGAGGGACTCCCACCTGACCTCAGTGACCTCAGAGCGTGAACAGGTGAGTGCTGTCCTGTGGGCACTAGGAAGGGGGTATATTGGTAGCTGTATCAGGCAACATGGGCAATATGATGCTTCAATGACAAATATTCCCAAATATCAGTAATTCTTTATGATTACCTCTCACTTACACACTACATGTCCAACAAGGGCCAGCAAGGAGTTTTGCTCATTGTGGCTACT
This DNA window, taken from Bubalus kerabau isolate K-KA32 ecotype Philippines breed swamp buffalo chromosome 11, PCC_UOA_SB_1v2, whole genome shotgun sequence, encodes the following:
- the CD207 gene encoding C-type lectin domain family 4 member K, with amino-acid sequence MKTADSEVLDAHFTVDKQNVSLWPPDPPPKTCPSQVLGRLLTVRAVVVFLTLVTVTSVLLQAILYPWFMGTISDVKTNAQLLKGRVDNISSLSSEIKRNRGGLVAVGNQVQMVNASLDRISSQIRRLETGLKEASAQLQVLTSSWKAVDELNAQIPELKQDLDKATALNAKVRELQSGLESLSKLLQQQKDILQVVSQGWKYFGGHFYYFSKISKTWYSAQQICISRDSHLTSVTSEREQEFLYRTAGGLPYWIGLTKAGSEGDWHWVDGTPYNKVQSEKFWIPGEPNNIGNNEHCVNLKTSSLRSWNDASCDNTFLFICKRSYKPSEP